Proteins co-encoded in one Polluticoccus soli genomic window:
- the mrdA gene encoding penicillin-binding protein 2, with translation MSIAANPRQLVIRFLFIGIALVILVRLFILQVFEDQYKIMANDIAIYRKVVYPPRGVIYDRKGKVMLYNQVVYDLLVTPNNVSKNLDTTSLCDVLGIDKPTFEKLLTRIRIKNGPMRKGAIIEELSPAQTARFHENLYMFPGFELSERHIRTYPNTSSAIMLGYIGEVSPAMLKKPRYSTYQQGDYAGIAGLENSYEEVLRGQRGVYFLERDNFNRPTEPYKRGTLDTPAIAGRSLELYLDAELQAYAEKLFVNKIGSAVAIDPKTGGILAMVSAPTYDPNLLKGRERSKNYSKLYSDATHPLYNRATQASYQPGSTMKPMTALIALDVGAITPSFGYPCGGGYFQCGRGIACTHSGGGHAANLRLAIAHSCNAYFVHCFRLIADSKKFGNVKVGTQVWSQYCREFGFGHKTGVDIPYEGTGLVPDSNLYNKMYRGVWNSCTNLFVGMGQGEIAVTPLQMANAMAFIANKGYYYTPHFVRAIGGNPNDTILKKYQVKHKVTHIPDTTFSIVALGMQDVVEHGTGRVAQLPGLEICAKTGTVENKAVVNGQAMKMKDHSVFVAFAPRTNPKIAIAVIVENAGFGATWAGPIASLMMEKYLFGHIDSSRRPLEDRMLGANLINPYIDDIDSANKRKDREREMIRIAKQRYEDSIIHRRDSIYINRWLRKTYLEANDRKSR, from the coding sequence ATGTCCATAGCGGCCAACCCGCGCCAGTTAGTCATCAGGTTCCTGTTTATCGGTATTGCATTAGTGATATTGGTAAGGTTATTCATCCTCCAGGTTTTCGAGGATCAGTATAAGATCATGGCCAATGATATTGCTATTTATCGTAAAGTGGTATATCCGCCGAGAGGTGTGATCTATGACCGGAAAGGAAAAGTGATGTTGTACAACCAGGTGGTATACGACCTGCTAGTGACACCCAATAATGTTTCCAAAAATCTGGATACAACCTCTCTGTGCGATGTACTCGGCATCGACAAACCGACCTTCGAAAAACTGCTGACCCGTATACGCATCAAGAATGGCCCGATGCGTAAAGGCGCTATTATCGAAGAGCTTTCACCTGCACAGACTGCGAGGTTTCACGAAAATCTTTATATGTTCCCCGGCTTCGAACTGTCGGAGCGGCATATACGCACATACCCCAATACCAGCTCGGCAATTATGCTTGGGTACATTGGTGAAGTATCGCCAGCTATGCTGAAGAAGCCACGATATTCAACTTACCAGCAGGGGGACTATGCAGGTATTGCCGGCCTGGAGAACAGCTATGAAGAAGTGTTGCGCGGCCAGCGTGGCGTATACTTCTTGGAGCGGGATAACTTCAACCGTCCTACAGAACCATATAAGCGCGGTACTTTAGATACTCCTGCTATAGCAGGTCGTAGCCTTGAATTGTATCTCGACGCAGAGCTGCAGGCATATGCCGAAAAGCTGTTCGTGAATAAGATAGGCAGCGCCGTGGCGATAGATCCCAAGACAGGTGGTATCCTGGCCATGGTGAGCGCGCCTACCTATGATCCTAACCTGCTGAAGGGTAGGGAACGGTCAAAGAACTATTCGAAACTATATTCAGACGCCACACACCCGTTGTACAACCGCGCCACACAGGCGTCTTACCAACCTGGTTCTACTATGAAACCAATGACCGCGCTGATAGCGCTGGACGTTGGCGCCATCACGCCTTCATTTGGTTATCCATGCGGTGGTGGTTATTTCCAGTGCGGTCGTGGTATAGCCTGTACCCACTCCGGTGGCGGCCACGCAGCTAACTTAAGGCTGGCTATTGCCCACTCGTGCAACGCCTACTTTGTACACTGTTTCCGCCTTATTGCCGATTCTAAGAAGTTTGGCAACGTAAAGGTGGGTACACAGGTATGGAGCCAGTATTGTCGTGAATTTGGTTTCGGCCATAAGACGGGCGTTGATATACCATACGAAGGCACCGGCCTTGTACCAGATAGTAACTTATATAATAAGATGTATCGCGGCGTGTGGAACTCCTGCACCAATCTTTTCGTAGGTATGGGACAGGGTGAGATCGCGGTTACTCCACTTCAGATGGCGAATGCTATGGCCTTTATCGCAAATAAAGGTTACTACTATACACCGCACTTTGTGCGAGCTATAGGTGGCAACCCGAATGATACCATTCTGAAAAAGTACCAGGTAAAACACAAAGTGACTCATATACCTGATACAACCTTCTCGATAGTGGCCTTGGGTATGCAGGATGTGGTAGAGCATGGTACAGGTAGGGTAGCACAGTTACCGGGACTGGAGATATGTGCAAAAACAGGTACGGTTGAAAACAAGGCTGTAGTGAATGGCCAGGCAATGAAGATGAAAGACCACTCTGTGTTCGTGGCCTTCGCCCCGCGCACCAACCCGAAGATCGCCATCGCCGTAATTGTAGAAAACGCCGGATTTGGTGCTACGTGGGCAGGTCCGATCGCGAGTCTGATGATGGAAAAATACCTGTTTGGTCATATCGATAGCAGTAGGCGTCCCCTGGAAGACCGGATGTTGGGTGCAAACCTGATCAATCCTTATATCGACGACATCGATTCAGCCAATAAACGGAAGGATAGGGAGCGTGAGATGATCAGGAT
- a CDS encoding PKD domain-containing protein has translation MNKNTRLSVSFRRLLLALCIITGFRSHAQPPVCFGPPGTGLIYYLQGGIMQYNPALPVSGTNPTANTIPMPAVGGGGLAVSNNLNGPGPSPTFYLVGGSTGTYVYWDGTTWVNTGHIASAVNPCGAGSYIYSLNGGSGQVYRYDGTGNDVLITTIASFASGGPYDLAGDNCGNFYVLRLNNTPSPPYLNKYDPSGTLLASYTVTGATPTLSGGGMGIIGNTVYCHNSSGFWIGTIAGTNVNFTLMPGAPSISPSDFGTCALGSLAVSPKASIDTGYYCGTGAGIPVSLVGGTPVTISWSVMSGAATIYGSGASVTVTATSDAKILMDATVTDPCGGSGTVVGKDTVTIIVPTATLVAGNNPTIYGCGDYIDTLNASITNIKPWMPYIIAWEPTSNIISGGATLTPVINPQTNMWFKVTATTKATQGGCTWSDSAFVTLVDAKVDANFGFQYHFGCNVDTVMLTDSSKSALGALTYYWTFGDDDHGTALTKNPIYLYKKQNFYEIRLHIANDHCKDTAIKTVDLNHPLVARFDFPDAKICEGDTIEFNSASSIISLPRTPAKYQWYFGDGKTDTIVNPRHAYPDTKVYVPTLIVFDSLGCTDTISHTIDNIIPNPYVDLGPEDTLICKQLPLHLPAGISARGDKWVWSDGSEQASKIVNKPGIYIVKLYNECGFGSDTIDIKVQDCSVFFPNAFSPNGDGKNDLAKIIGDLPNVTACEMAIFNRWGERVYYTLSKDEGWDGMYKGEPQPIGTYYYRVKYTSSGEKYEIKGDVILVR, from the coding sequence ATGAACAAAAACACACGCTTATCTGTCTCTTTCCGGAGATTACTGCTGGCTCTTTGTATCATCACAGGTTTTCGGTCACACGCGCAGCCGCCGGTTTGCTTCGGTCCGCCCGGTACGGGGTTGATCTACTACCTGCAGGGCGGCATCATGCAGTACAATCCTGCTTTGCCTGTTTCGGGCACTAACCCAACCGCCAATACCATTCCTATGCCTGCAGTAGGTGGCGGCGGACTGGCGGTGAGTAATAACCTGAACGGCCCGGGCCCTTCGCCCACTTTTTATCTTGTAGGCGGCAGCACCGGTACCTATGTGTATTGGGATGGCACTACCTGGGTTAATACAGGTCACATCGCTTCGGCTGTAAATCCCTGCGGTGCTGGTTCGTATATATATTCATTAAATGGCGGCTCGGGACAGGTTTACAGGTACGATGGTACCGGTAACGATGTACTGATCACCACAATAGCGAGCTTTGCATCGGGCGGCCCTTACGATCTTGCAGGCGATAACTGCGGGAACTTTTATGTACTTAGGTTAAACAACACGCCATCCCCCCCTTACCTGAATAAATACGATCCTTCGGGAACCCTGCTGGCTTCTTATACAGTTACAGGGGCCACGCCAACGCTTTCGGGTGGTGGTATGGGCATCATTGGCAACACTGTTTATTGCCACAACTCAAGTGGTTTCTGGATAGGTACAATCGCAGGCACCAATGTAAACTTCACGCTGATGCCAGGCGCGCCTAGTATTAGCCCCAGCGATTTCGGCACCTGCGCCCTGGGCTCGCTGGCTGTATCGCCCAAAGCAAGCATTGACACAGGCTATTATTGTGGTACCGGCGCCGGCATACCTGTAAGCCTTGTAGGCGGTACTCCGGTAACTATCAGCTGGTCTGTAATGAGTGGTGCCGCTACCATTTACGGCTCAGGCGCCAGCGTTACCGTAACGGCAACTTCTGATGCTAAGATATTGATGGATGCAACAGTAACCGATCCATGTGGTGGCTCAGGCACTGTAGTAGGAAAGGATACTGTTACCATTATTGTACCGACTGCCACATTGGTTGCAGGCAACAACCCTACCATTTATGGCTGTGGCGACTACATCGATACTCTTAACGCCAGCATAACAAACATCAAACCATGGATGCCGTACATAATAGCATGGGAGCCGACGTCCAATATCATTTCGGGAGGAGCCACGCTCACACCTGTCATCAATCCTCAGACCAATATGTGGTTCAAGGTTACAGCTACAACTAAAGCAACACAGGGCGGGTGTACCTGGAGCGACTCTGCATTCGTAACACTTGTGGATGCCAAAGTAGACGCAAATTTTGGCTTCCAATACCATTTTGGATGCAACGTCGACACGGTGATGCTGACGGACAGCTCAAAATCAGCACTCGGTGCACTTACTTACTATTGGACGTTCGGCGACGATGACCATGGGACGGCGCTTACTAAAAACCCGATATACCTTTATAAAAAACAAAACTTTTACGAGATCCGTTTGCATATAGCCAATGATCATTGCAAAGACACCGCAATAAAAACTGTAGATCTTAACCACCCGCTTGTAGCAAGATTTGACTTCCCGGACGCTAAGATCTGCGAAGGTGATACTATTGAATTTAATTCTGCCAGTTCCATCATAAGCCTGCCAAGAACACCGGCAAAATATCAATGGTACTTTGGTGATGGTAAAACCGACACCATTGTAAACCCGAGACATGCATACCCGGACACCAAGGTGTACGTCCCTACCCTTATCGTGTTCGACTCATTGGGTTGTACAGATACCATCTCGCACACCATAGACAACATCATACCCAATCCATACGTAGACCTCGGTCCCGAAGACACGCTGATATGTAAACAGCTGCCCCTGCATCTGCCCGCAGGCATTAGTGCCCGCGGCGATAAGTGGGTGTGGAGTGATGGTTCAGAGCAAGCCAGCAAGATCGTCAACAAGCCGGGTATTTATATTGTGAAACTCTACAACGAATGCGGCTTTGGATCAGACACTATTGATATCAAGGTGCAAGATTGCTCAGTTTTCTTCCCGAATGCATTCTCGCCCAATGGCGATGGCAAGAACGACCTGGCTAAGATCATCGGTGACCTGCCAAACGTTACCGCATGCGAGATGGCTATCTTCAACCGCTGGGGCGAAAGAGTGTACTACACGCTTAGCAAAGACGAAGGCTGGGACGGCATGTACAAAGGCGAACCACAACCGATCGGCACTTATTACTATCGAGTAAAGTATACCAGCAGTGGCGAAAAATATGAAATAAAAGGAGACGTCATCCTGGTTAGATAG
- a CDS encoding cation:proton antiporter has translation MAHPLPVFILQLIIIIIASRLCAFLFKKIGQPPVMGEIIAGIALGPSLFGALAPDISAFIFPPASLGNLQLLSQIGLILFMFVIGMELDLNIIKRKARSAVFISNASIILPFALGAGLSFFLHTSYAPAGISKLAFALFMGIAMSITAFPVLARVLKEKNLSQTKLGAVALTAAAINDVTGWCILAFVIALAKADGMATSFYTLGATIAYMAVMLLAVRPFLKKLSAQKSNDTLIKQSSLAIIFLILLGSAYACEVIGIHALFGAFMAGVVMPIEWNFRKLIIDKVEDVASIMFLPIFFVLTGLRTQINLLNDPALWSICLVIIALAIIGKFGGSYIAARIAGESKHDSLAIGALMNTRGLMELIILNIGYDLGILSPEIFTMMVIMALVTTFMTSPVLDLLKTRHDQ, from the coding sequence ATGGCACACCCGTTGCCGGTTTTTATCCTTCAGCTCATCATCATCATCATTGCCTCGAGGCTGTGCGCCTTCCTCTTCAAAAAAATAGGACAGCCTCCGGTGATGGGAGAAATAATTGCGGGCATAGCGTTGGGACCATCATTGTTCGGCGCACTAGCACCGGATATCAGCGCCTTCATTTTTCCGCCGGCCTCGCTGGGCAATCTGCAATTACTGAGCCAGATCGGCCTCATACTTTTCATGTTCGTGATAGGTATGGAGCTTGACCTGAACATCATCAAAAGAAAAGCACGTTCCGCCGTGTTCATCAGCAATGCGAGTATCATCCTGCCATTTGCTTTGGGCGCCGGCTTATCGTTTTTTTTACACACCAGCTATGCTCCTGCAGGAATATCTAAACTGGCGTTTGCCTTGTTCATGGGTATTGCGATGAGTATCACCGCGTTTCCTGTGCTGGCACGCGTACTGAAAGAAAAGAACCTTTCACAAACTAAACTGGGAGCGGTTGCATTGACAGCTGCTGCCATCAATGATGTGACGGGCTGGTGCATACTGGCCTTCGTAATAGCACTGGCAAAAGCCGATGGAATGGCCACATCATTTTACACACTCGGTGCAACCATTGCATACATGGCAGTGATGCTCCTCGCAGTTCGTCCTTTCCTGAAGAAACTATCTGCACAAAAATCAAACGATACGCTGATCAAGCAATCTAGTCTTGCTATTATCTTTCTCATCCTCCTGGGTAGTGCTTATGCCTGTGAGGTGATCGGCATTCACGCGTTGTTCGGTGCATTTATGGCTGGTGTGGTAATGCCGATCGAGTGGAATTTTCGTAAGCTCATTATCGACAAAGTAGAAGATGTTGCTTCTATCATGTTCCTGCCAATATTTTTTGTGCTTACCGGTTTGCGCACGCAGATCAACTTGCTGAACGATCCGGCACTGTGGTCGATTTGCCTGGTGATAATTGCACTGGCCATTATCGGCAAATTTGGTGGTAGCTATATCGCTGCGCGCATAGCGGGTGAATCAAAACACGACAGCCTTGCAATTGGCGCGTTGATGAACACACGCGGCTTGATGGAACTGATCATTCTCAACATCGGTTATGACCTGGGTATTCTTTCTCCGGAGATATTTACCATGATGGTGATCATGGCATTGGTGACTACATTTATGACCAGCCCGGTACTCGATCTGCTGAAGACGAGGCACGATCAGTAA
- a CDS encoding DUF5686 and carboxypeptidase regulatory-like domain-containing protein, which translates to MKRQHLYSLFLLLATISSLPVFAGVLKGKVSDDKGEPLLFATVFVQGTTMGTTTNAEAQYQLQLAPGTHKVLCQYMGFKQASFTVTIKGDETISHDFQLQDLALEMKTVVIKANAEDPAYAIIRKAIKKREFHLEQVKSFQTSAYLKTVLRNRAMPTSIPGLMSKKEGKEAKSEMGFDSSGKGIWMLAEQEADYYAANGKERTIIRSVRQSGDPNGFGMSQLPPVITFYENNACQWQGIAPRGFVSPISDNALHYYTYKYQGEFREGNHTINKIEVTPKRDYEPLLKGTLYIVEDDWAIHSLDLMATTKSNLEFFDTLRFQQVFLPMKKDTWVIKNQVMYLTLKFFGLDITGYMATVYDKQKVNEPVPDTVFNDKIISIYEKDANKKDTSYWADKRPIPLESDEVHDYTVKDSILVLQNDPVRNDSIRRKGNRFHLGDILRGGYEYNSRKNKHEFATNSLLSFDLVNYNTVEGVNVSPKFSWKYNIDTGKSLQTNLYTRYGFSNEHFNALGRTVYTTNQRDWKGRYWQIGAEGGKYVYQYNPQSTLKPLYNTVSTLLRARNHMKIYERWNGAVFVERHYGNGFRWYAKMDYQHRLPLENTTSFSWSDEKLTSNVPDELAWVKWEEHNAALATVWLAYRPGTTYTLYPTYKQPHGSNWPLFSIWYQKGIAGVFDSKTDFDKWRFSVEDDMNLKLLGSMSYTASVGGFLNDKYVSLPDLMHLADNEVFVAAPYLKSFQLAPYYQYSNTAKLYGELHLEYYLKGLLTNKIPLLRQAKWYLVLGTNTFYAGTNSYYTEAFAGIDNLGFKAYRFLRVDVVHSWDQMNRQMTGIRIGLSLLGVPISISGGSAAEM; encoded by the coding sequence ATGAAAAGACAACACCTCTACAGCTTATTCCTGTTGCTGGCTACTATATCATCGTTGCCTGTATTTGCCGGTGTATTAAAAGGCAAGGTTTCCGACGATAAAGGAGAACCGCTGCTATTTGCTACCGTATTTGTGCAAGGCACAACCATGGGGACTACTACCAATGCTGAAGCCCAATACCAGTTGCAATTGGCGCCCGGTACGCACAAAGTGCTTTGCCAATACATGGGTTTCAAGCAGGCATCCTTTACAGTTACCATCAAAGGAGATGAAACGATCAGCCATGATTTTCAGTTGCAGGACCTGGCGCTGGAAATGAAGACCGTAGTGATCAAGGCCAATGCGGAAGATCCCGCCTATGCCATCATACGCAAAGCCATCAAAAAGCGCGAGTTCCATCTGGAGCAGGTAAAGTCGTTTCAGACATCGGCCTATCTGAAAACAGTGTTGCGCAATCGCGCTATGCCTACATCAATACCTGGCCTGATGAGTAAGAAAGAGGGGAAGGAGGCGAAATCAGAGATGGGCTTTGATTCCAGCGGTAAGGGCATCTGGATGTTGGCAGAGCAGGAAGCAGATTATTATGCGGCCAATGGAAAGGAACGGACCATCATCCGTTCTGTGCGCCAAAGCGGAGATCCAAATGGTTTTGGTATGTCGCAGTTACCGCCGGTGATCACATTTTATGAAAACAATGCATGCCAGTGGCAGGGTATAGCCCCAAGAGGTTTTGTTTCCCCCATTAGCGATAATGCACTGCACTACTATACTTATAAATACCAGGGCGAGTTTCGCGAAGGAAACCACACCATCAATAAGATTGAAGTAACACCTAAACGTGATTACGAACCACTGCTAAAAGGCACGTTGTACATTGTTGAAGATGACTGGGCCATACACAGCCTTGACCTGATGGCAACGACGAAGTCGAACCTTGAGTTTTTTGATACGCTGAGATTTCAGCAGGTGTTTCTGCCAATGAAAAAAGATACCTGGGTGATCAAAAACCAGGTGATGTACCTGACGCTGAAATTTTTCGGGTTGGATATAACAGGGTATATGGCTACGGTGTATGACAAGCAAAAGGTGAATGAGCCAGTGCCAGATACGGTGTTCAACGATAAGATCATTAGCATCTATGAAAAAGATGCCAATAAAAAAGATACTTCGTACTGGGCAGATAAGCGGCCTATACCACTGGAGAGCGATGAGGTGCATGACTATACTGTAAAGGACAGCATATTGGTTTTGCAGAATGATCCCGTGCGCAATGATTCAATAAGAAGAAAGGGTAACAGGTTTCATTTAGGAGATATTCTGCGTGGGGGCTATGAATACAACTCAAGGAAAAATAAGCATGAGTTCGCTACAAACTCTTTATTGTCGTTCGATCTTGTGAACTATAATACCGTGGAGGGTGTTAACGTGTCACCGAAGTTTTCGTGGAAGTATAATATTGATACAGGTAAGTCATTACAGACCAACCTCTATACTCGTTACGGCTTCAGCAACGAACATTTCAACGCGCTTGGCAGGACGGTGTATACTACTAACCAACGAGATTGGAAAGGACGATACTGGCAGATAGGTGCGGAAGGAGGCAAATACGTTTACCAATACAACCCACAGAGTACTTTAAAGCCTTTGTATAATACAGTATCTACTTTGCTGCGTGCGCGCAATCATATGAAAATATATGAGCGCTGGAACGGAGCTGTATTTGTAGAGCGCCACTATGGTAATGGTTTCAGGTGGTATGCCAAGATGGACTACCAACACAGACTGCCATTAGAAAATACGACTTCATTTTCCTGGTCGGACGAAAAGCTGACCTCAAACGTTCCGGACGAACTGGCCTGGGTAAAATGGGAAGAACATAATGCCGCACTAGCTACGGTATGGCTGGCGTACAGGCCTGGCACTACCTATACTTTGTATCCTACCTATAAGCAACCGCATGGTAGCAACTGGCCCTTGTTCAGCATATGGTACCAGAAAGGGATCGCCGGGGTGTTTGACAGTAAAACGGATTTCGACAAATGGCGGTTCTCGGTTGAAGACGACATGAACCTGAAGTTGCTGGGCAGCATGTCATACACTGCATCTGTTGGTGGTTTTCTGAATGACAAATATGTGAGCCTGCCAGACCTGATGCACCTTGCCGATAATGAAGTGTTTGTGGCAGCGCCCTATTTGAAAAGCTTCCAGTTGGCGCCCTATTACCAATACAGCAATACGGCAAAATTATATGGAGAGTTGCACCTGGAATATTACCTGAAAGGGCTGCTTACCAACAAGATTCCATTATTGCGCCAGGCTAAATGGTACCTCGTTCTGGGCACCAATACATTTTATGCAGGCACCAATAGCTACTATACGGAGGCATTTGCGGGCATCGATAACCTTGGTTTTAAAGCCTACCGTTTCCTGCGTGTAGACGTGGTGCATTCCTGGGATCAAATGAACAGGCAAATGACGGGTATACGTATAGGGCTAAGCCTTTTGGGTGTCCCCATAAGTATTAGTGGAGGATCGGCGGCTGAAATGTAA
- a CDS encoding deoxynucleoside kinase → MPAKKTPPKHIAVAGNIGSGKTTLTTLLAKHYKWQAHFEDNEHNPYLVDFYEDMQRWSFNLQIYFLNSRLKNQQELRNGKDSVIQDRTIYEDAYIFAPNLYEMGLMTKRDFENYSSLFDTLRKMVAPPDLLIYLRASIPALVDQIQKRGRDYEENIRLDYLKRLNEFYNKWIDQYSDGPLLIIDVDKVNFADKEEDFAEVVRRIDAQIHGLF, encoded by the coding sequence ATGCCTGCTAAAAAGACTCCTCCAAAACACATAGCCGTTGCCGGCAATATCGGTTCAGGTAAGACCACACTCACTACACTGCTTGCCAAGCATTATAAATGGCAGGCTCATTTCGAAGACAATGAGCACAATCCTTACCTGGTAGATTTTTACGAGGATATGCAGCGCTGGTCATTCAACTTGCAGATATACTTTTTGAACAGTCGTTTGAAGAACCAGCAGGAACTACGCAATGGCAAGGACAGCGTGATACAGGATCGTACCATTTATGAAGATGCGTACATCTTTGCGCCCAACCTGTACGAGATGGGCCTGATGACCAAACGTGACTTCGAGAACTATTCATCTCTGTTCGATACGCTGCGCAAGATGGTAGCACCGCCCGATCTGCTGATCTACCTGCGTGCATCTATACCTGCGCTGGTAGACCAGATACAGAAACGAGGCCGCGACTATGAAGAAAATATCCGCCTCGACTACCTGAAGCGCCTGAACGAGTTCTACAATAAATGGATCGACCAATATAGCGACGGACCACTGCTGATCATTGATGTAGACAAAGTGAACTTCGCCGACAAGGAAGAAGATTTTGCTGAGGTAGTCCGCCGGATAGATGCGCAGATACACGGTCTTTTTTAA
- the trpS gene encoding tryptophan--tRNA ligase, translating to MSKEIVVSGIRSTGYLHLGNYFGAMRNYVKMQDEYNCYFFVADYHSLTTHPEPEHLRENVYRVVAENIACGLDPDKVALYAQSDIPEIPELYLMLNMLAYKGELEKVPTFKDKVRTQPQNVNAGLLTYPVLMTADILIHKGIKVPVGKDQEQHVEMARNFAQRFNGRYGETFPEPYPFNYSNELVKVPSLDGTGKMSKSENVNATLYLADDDDTIRKKVMKAKTDAGPTEHDSEMPDYIQNIFQLLHLVSKHETVETYRSMYNNCTIRYGDMKKQLAEDMVNFIQPIRERATDLQQDHPQLQRIMKLGAEKARESASKTIAEARKKIGINYY from the coding sequence ATGAGTAAAGAGATCGTTGTCAGCGGTATTCGTTCGACTGGCTACCTGCACCTGGGAAACTATTTTGGCGCTATGCGTAACTACGTGAAAATGCAGGATGAATATAACTGCTATTTTTTCGTAGCCGATTACCATTCGCTCACCACGCACCCCGAGCCGGAGCACCTGCGCGAGAACGTGTACCGTGTGGTGGCTGAGAATATTGCCTGTGGCCTCGATCCTGATAAAGTGGCCCTGTATGCACAGAGTGACATTCCGGAGATTCCGGAGCTGTACCTGATGCTGAATATGCTGGCCTACAAAGGCGAGCTGGAGAAAGTACCTACATTCAAAGACAAGGTGCGTACCCAGCCGCAAAACGTAAATGCTGGCTTGCTGACCTATCCAGTACTCATGACGGCCGATATCCTCATACACAAAGGCATAAAAGTGCCTGTAGGTAAAGACCAGGAGCAGCACGTAGAAATGGCGCGCAATTTCGCGCAGCGTTTCAACGGCCGCTACGGAGAAACATTTCCCGAGCCGTATCCATTCAACTATAGTAATGAGCTGGTAAAGGTACCGAGCCTGGATGGTACCGGTAAGATGAGTAAGAGCGAGAACGTGAATGCTACTCTTTACCTGGCCGACGATGATGATACCATCCGCAAAAAAGTAATGAAGGCAAAGACCGATGCCGGCCCTACCGAGCACGACAGCGAAATGCCTGACTATATCCAGAACATCTTCCAATTGCTGCACCTGGTATCGAAGCACGAAACAGTGGAGACCTACCGAAGCATGTATAACAACTGCACCATACGCTACGGCGATATGAAAAAGCAGCTGGCTGAGGATATGGTGAACTTCATACAACCTATACGCGAGCGTGCTACAGACCTGCAGCAAGACCATCCGCAGCTGCAGCGTATCATGAAGCTGGGTGCTGAAAAAGCCCGCGAAAGCGCATCAAAAACCATTGCTGAAGCTCGTAAGAAGATAGGGATAAATTATTATTAA
- a CDS encoding M56 family metallopeptidase, with the protein MLYLIQVISYSALMCLVYVLFLRNRPMHAFNRVYLLAAAVLPVVIPFLKFSEAVGEQIRTATAMSVRLPEVVVSTTQQSAGYDLIAAAYLCVSLILLGAFVYKIIALRRVIAKGEKTKVDGYTLVANSGFGPGSWFNYIFLPDAEQNTTIIEHEVAHIRLRHTRDIILLNVLQLFFWPNLLLVWIKKELEQVHEFQADEAANGEGYSELLVSSAFNRCTLPLSHSFMIHPIRRRLMMLKKNGGAGKYIAGAASAVVTVALFVSVVGVQSCKEKKWEVNKDTIASSEMALYQAEKMPEFNGDMNTYMAREIKYPLEAKLKNIEGKVIVEFVVDENGYVQGAKVKSSPDIALSLEAMRVVNSMPQWKPGENKGKKVSVIMTLPISFRLC; encoded by the coding sequence ATGCTCTATTTGATCCAGGTTATCAGCTATTCGGCACTCATGTGCCTGGTGTATGTTCTCTTCCTGCGCAATCGCCCGATGCATGCGTTCAATCGTGTGTACCTGTTGGCGGCTGCGGTGTTGCCTGTGGTAATTCCATTTCTGAAATTTTCTGAAGCGGTGGGTGAGCAAATACGAACTGCAACTGCGATGAGCGTGCGCCTGCCGGAAGTGGTTGTTAGTACCACGCAACAGTCGGCTGGCTATGATTTAATAGCTGCCGCTTACCTCTGTGTATCGTTGATATTGCTCGGTGCTTTTGTTTATAAGATCATCGCGCTTAGGAGGGTGATAGCAAAAGGCGAGAAGACAAAAGTTGACGGATACACGCTGGTGGCCAATTCAGGTTTTGGTCCCGGTAGCTGGTTCAATTACATCTTCCTGCCCGATGCGGAACAGAATACTACTATAATCGAACACGAAGTCGCTCACATACGCCTTCGTCATACCCGCGATATTATTTTACTGAACGTGTTGCAGCTATTCTTCTGGCCAAACCTGCTGCTGGTATGGATAAAGAAAGAACTGGAGCAGGTGCACGAGTTCCAGGCCGATGAGGCAGCCAATGGCGAAGGTTATTCTGAGCTGTTGGTGTCAAGCGCCTTTAACAGGTGTACGCTGCCTTTATCGCATTCGTTCATGATACACCCGATACGCCGCAGATTGATGATGCTGAAGAAGAACGGTGGGGCAGGTAAATATATTGCAGGCGCCGCGTCTGCGGTGGTAACAGTAGCGTTATTTGTGAGTGTGGTTGGTGTGCAGAGCTGCAAGGAAAAGAAATGGGAAGTTAACAAGGACACAATTGCTAGCTCTGAAATGGCGCTATACCAGGCTGAGAAAATGCCGGAGTTTAACGGCGACATGAACACCTATATGGCAAGGGAGATCAAATACCCCCTGGAAGCAAAGCTGAAAAACATTGAAGGAAAAGTGATCGTTGAGTTTGTTGTAGACGAAAATGGCTATGTGCAGGGTGCCAAAGTGAAAAGCTCGCCTGACATTGCATTGTCTCTGGAAGCCATGCGTGTGGTGAATAGTATGCCCCAATGGAAACCCGGTGAAAACAAAGGCAAGAAAGTTTCGGTGATCATGACCCTGCCGATCTCTTTCAGGCTTTGCTAG